From the genome of Candidatus Methylomirabilota bacterium:
GATCCGTGAAGAAGCCTGGACGCCACTGGCAGTTCTCGCAGTGGCTTCGATGACCTGGCTGCCGGCGGACAGATTGACCTCGGCGACCCAACCCGTGCCCGCCACTAACGCCGCTACGCCATTTACGCTGACCGCCAAGTCGGGCGCGAGGCCCGGCGCCGAGAGGGTACCTCGAACCACTACTATACCCGCCGGCACCGTCGCCCCTGCGGCCGGGTCGGTGATGGTCACTGCGAGGGCTTGACCCACAGTCCACGTCCGGCTGGCGGGGGTTGGGTCCTCGTTGCCGGCAAGGTCGAGGGTTTTGACCTCGAAGGTGTGCGCGCCCGGGATAAGGCCGCTCACCGTGGCTTGGGTCGCCGCGCTGAAGGCTGAGTAGGCGCCGCCGTCCAGTCGCCAGGCAAACCGTAGCGCATTGACGGGCGCCAGGTTGTCAGTCCCCGTGAAACCGAATGTCGCCGTCGTCTCGCTCACGGTGCCACTGGGCCCCGAGGTGATCGTTGTGTCCGGCGGCGTATTGTCCACGAGCAAGGTCTGGGTCGCCGTGGCCTCGTTGCCGGCCCGGTCCTCGGCCACCACCCCCAGGGTGTGGGTCCCGTCGCCTCGGCTGCTGGTATCGAGCGAAGCGGTCGTCTGGAAGGGCTGCCCTGCCGCTGGCGCAGGATTGGTCACCGTGGCAAAAACGACGCCATCGAGCGTGAACCGCAAGGCCCGCACTCCGCTCCCGGCATCGGTCCCGCGTCCCATCACCGACACCGTCCCGCGCACCCAGGTATTCGGCGCCGGCTGCAAGATTGCGACGGCCGGCGATTGGCCATCGTGGAGCACCCGGGCCTCCGCGGGGGGCGAGGTGAGCCCGTCGCCCGCGTGCCCCGTGGCGAACACTTCAAGGCGGTTGTCGGCATTTTCGGCCAGTGCCACCACCACGCTGAAATGTCCCGCTGTGTCGGCGAGCGCAGTCGCTCCGGTGGGGTCGTCGTTGACGAACGCGGCGACGCGGGCCTGCGGCACGGTCATGCCGGTAACGGTCAGCGAGACGTTCCTCGTGACGTCTGGGAGACCGTTCAGGGTCGGGGCCGGGGGCGCCCGGAACCGCAGCACGCGGGATCCGTCCGCCACGTAGAGATGGCCCGCGGCGTCGAAGGCGAGACCCTGAGGGCCGGTGAGCCCCGCGGCATAGCTCGTGAGCCGGCCGCTGAGGTCCAGCTTGCCCACGGCCCGCTTGATCCGATCTTCCGCCACGGTCAGTTCCTTCGTGGTGAGGAAGAGCGCGCTCAGCATGTCCGTCGCCAGCCCCTGCGGCTTCTTGAGCTGATTCGCCGGCCCCAACACGGCGGGCGGGCCGGGCGTACCATCGGACACGATGGCGAGCTGGAAGATCACGCCATCCCCGTGCGCGTCACTCTGCAGGCCGCGCGTGGCAAGAAAGAGCGCCGCCCCGTGGACGGCCACCCCTTGCAGGTTCTTGAAGCCCCCGGCGAATTGACGGGTCAGCCCGCTGGTGGGTGAGCGGGCGAGCACGACCTCGGGCTCGGCCGACTCATCATCCGGCTCCGGGTCGGTTCCGCGGGTCAGCCGCCGGGCCGAGACGTAGATCGTGCCGTCTGGGCCCACGGCCGGCCAGCGCGGCTGCTTGACCTCGGTGATCAAGGCCGTCCGCGTGCCCGTCGCCTCAACCCGTACCACCCGCCCGGCCCGCTCCTCGGCGATGAGCAACTGGCGGTTCCGATCGAGCGCCAGCCCCATCGGCCGTTCGAGACCCGTCGCGACCACGACCCGGGCGCCCGTCGGATCGATCCGCGTCACGGTCCCGGTGCCGCGGTCCGCCACGTACACCGCTCCGGTGATCGCATCCGCCGCGATCCCGCGCAAGTCCGTGAACCCGTCCGCCCACAGCTCGGCCTGGTCCAGTCCGGTGACGTCGCTGGCGGGCGCCCTGGCGGGATCGGGCGCTCCCGCCAGCAGGACGACCAGCAGGAGCCCGAGCCGCATCCCGCGGTTGACCCACGTCCGCTTCTTCACCGAGACCTCATCGATTCCTCATCTCCGTTTCGCGCGCGAGGGCTCGCCTCCTCGCCATGGGCCCTCGCTGGACTGTCGGCAGACAAAGTTGCGGAGCGTAGATAACATAAAGCCCGTTCTCAGTCATGGCCCGTCGAGCCCGAGGTGGGTCGCCGGATCGCGAGTTTCTTCATCCACGGGTAGATCTCCCAGAATCTCGGGTTCCTCGCGCGAGACGCCACGCCGACCAGGAGCTCGGCGTCTTCGCTGCGGCCCGTGGGTCCGGTCAGGCGTCCCCCTCACGCGGAACAATTCCATAGACCCAACTCTACGTTCGGGGCCGCGAGCCCCGCAAGAGTGTCAGGAACGATACGGTGAAAAGCAGGAACGCCGACGCCCACTGAGGTCCGGAGCCGATGAGGGCCTTTGTGTTTCCTTCTCCTGAGAAACTGCGCCCTCGATCAGCTTGCCGGTTTCGGGATTAACGAGTGAGAAGCCGAGATTGGCGGCGCGCTGGAGCCTGGGGAACATAGTGCCTGTGAAATCGGTGAGCCCTTCTGCGCCCAGCGCGGCTCCCGCCTGTTCCATCGGCGGGAGTGCTCCTGGGTGCGCCGCATTCCCGAGGTCGAGCGTGTCGAGCTCAAGCACGTCGGGGACGCGCGCGACCAAGCGCGATTGTTTACTTCATACAAAGGACCGCGCTAGCCTTCGGCAGAAGAAGCGCGAAGGAGGCCATTCATGACCCCCGACCCAATTGCTACGCTTTTAGCCGAGTTCACTCCTTACCGGATGCTGATCAGCGCCATTCAGGGCGCGACCATCACCGGCCCTAGCGAGGGTCGTCATGTGGCTATTTAAAGTTGAGCCACGCAAGGAATGGGCATATTGGCTGATTGGGTTCCTGTTCGTGTTTTCACTAATTGTCACTCTCGGGCAAGTATCCAACCCGCCAAGACATGAGGAGCGCCCGAAGCTCGTTCTTGGCATAGACGATATTGTCATGGTGGATGCTCCCAAGAAACCCGAAGGAACTCCCGTCGGTGTCGCCCTGTTAGTCGCCAATGTCAGGAATCACGGGGAAGCGGCCAGCACGGCAGAGATATTTAAGCTCACCGTTCGCACGTCAAACGGCAACACTTTCATAGGGAACAGGGAGACTATTCCGGAAAGAATTGGCCTTCCGTTCCCTAACGGACAGACCATGTGGGTAAGCGGGGAGGATTCGCTAGATCGAAAGGCGACCACGGTGATCCAGCGCGGCGCTCATCTGCGCGGTAGGCTGCTGTACTGGTTCGAGAGTCTTCTTGTGAAGGATCTCCGTGAGACGGGGGTCGTGTCCCGATTGGTGTGGAAAAGAGAAATGGCGCATTCTTCCGGAAGGTTGACCACCCCTTACGGGCCGTCTTGCAGGACGGCCTCCGGAGGAACACGCCATGGGAGAGCATACCAGCACGCAGCCAGTCGCGGGTGAGCAGGGCCGCAGCACCCTGGGGGAGTTGATCCACGTCGCGGTGCGCCGCGCGATCGAGGCCGCGGTGGAGGCGGAGTTGGCGGCCACGCTCGGCGCGGGCCGCTACGAGCGCCGCGACAGCCGGCACGGCTACCGCAATGGGACGAAGACGCGGACGCTGAGCGGGCCAACCGGGGCGATGGCGCTCTCGCTGCCGCGGGCCACCGTGGAGACGAGCGCTGGCCGACAGGAGTGGCGGTCGATGTTGGTGCCCCGCTACCAGCGACGACTCGCGGAGGTCAACACGGCCGTGTTGGCCACGTATCTGGCCGGAGGCAACACCCGGCGGATCCGGGGTGCCCTGGCGCCGCTGCTCCACGGGGCGCCGTTGTCGCGCAGCGCCGTCTCGCGGATCGTGGCCACGCTCAAGAGCAGCCTGGAGGCGTGGCAGAGACGGCCCTTGGACGACCTCGAGGTCGTCTACGCCTACCTCGACGCCCTCGCGCTGCGGGTGCGCAGCGGGGGCCAGGTGGTGCGCGTCCCGGTCTTGGCTGTCGTGGGCGTGCTCGCCGACGGCCAGAAGGTGCTGGTGGAGTTGGACCTGTGTGGGGGCGAGTCGTATGAGGCGTGGAAGGGGTGCCTCGACGGCCTCGTCGGGCGGGGGCTGAAAGCCCCGCTGCTCTGCATCATCGACGGCCACGCCGGCTTGCGGCGCGCCATCGGCGAGGTCTGGGCGCGGGCGGCGGTGCGGCGCTGCTGCGTCCACAAGCTGCGGAACCTGGAGCGCAAGGCTCCCAAGCATGTCTTGGACGAGCTCCGCGCGGACTTCCACCGGATCGTCTACGCGACGAGCGCCGAGACCGCCCGGATGGCATGGACCGCCTTCGAGCGAGCATGGGGGAAGCGGTGTCCCGGCGTGGTCAAGAGCCTCCAGGAAGGGGGCACAGAGCTGCTGACGTTCTTCAGCTTTCCGAAGGCCCAGTGGAAAACGCTCCGCACCACCAACAGCATCGAACGGTTGAACGAGGAGTTCCGCCGGCGCGTGAAGACGCAGGGCGCGCTGCCCACCGAGGACAGTGCGCTCATGCTCCTCTTCGGCCTCGTCGCCACCGGACAGATCAGGTTGCGCAAGCTCGACGGCTACACGCAACTCGCGGCGGTGATCCGGCAGCGGATGCGGCCCGCCGCGTGAACATGGACCCGTGTGAGGGGATATCCAGGTATGGCCGGCGCGCTCAACGTGGCTCTGGAGCCAAATGCGGGGCCGCCTCTTCACGTCGTGCTACCCTCGATCCCGCTCAGGAGCCGGAAGGACGCCGTTCCACATTTTCCACATCAAGCGGGACACCACCGAGACGGGTACCGTCTTTACTCTTTCAATAACCGACAACTGGGAGCATGAGAGCACATTCGCATACACCGTCCCAGCCGATGGGCTCATCGCCCCCATTGAAGTCCGGGACTATCCAGGCATGAGGACACAAGCAGAACTCAGCGTGACTCCGATACCGACCAGAAAGTGAATACTGCTACTTCGGATCTACGAGCTTTCGGTAGGGCATCCCGTCAGCAGGAGCCTAGGTAACATAGCGCCTGATCTCGGTCATGGCCCCCCGAGGCCCAGGCTCTTGCCTTGGCACAGAGGACCTCGACTTCACGCAGCGGCTCAAACGTCGAGACGGGAGCGTTCTCCTCCGCGAGCCATTGCGTACCTCCGGTCGTCGCTTCCTCGCCCGGAGACCGTGGGGCCCCTTCTTTTTCATCGTCTGGCCGCTCGCGCTGCACACGCTCGGCTTCGACACCCAGCGTTACTCCGAACGCTGGCGCGATGCCGGTGAGCGCACGCCCGGCATGCCCTGGCCAGACGGGTCTACCAGGGGTGGATCAACCGGTCGACCGACACCGCGCCCGCCCCTCCCACAAGGACGGCCAGCGCCATCCCGATCAGCGCCAAGTTCATCTCGAAGCCGTGCCCCTTGCCGGGCTCGAGCGACCAGTTGAGGAAGAAGCCGTGGCGCCAGTGCACAGTGGCGATCGCCACCAGCATGACGATGATGAGCCCCACGGCGGCGGGCCGGACAAGCACACCCACGATCATGGCCAGCCCGCCGCAGTACTCGGTCAAGGCGGCGAGCACCGTGAGCGGCGCCGGGACACCGAGGGATTGCCTGAAATAGGTGATGACTCCGCGCAGCCCCGGCCCGCCGAACCAGCCGAACACCTTCTGCGCGCCGTGAGCGAAGAAGATGATTCCCAGAACTACTCGCACGATGAGAAGGGACTGCGAGGCGAAGGTCCCGAAGAGCATGTCCATGGCTCTCTCCTCCACTTGTTAGGCAATCGATGCTGCACCCCAGTGGCTGGACGGTAGGGCGCGAACCGGGTGCGTGTCAAGGGCGCTTGCGGAGCCTCGCGCACGACAGGAGGTTGAGCCATGTCGGAGGCCAGTGCACGGTCTCTCCGGGCGGGAGAAGATCAACGGGGGCGGCAGGACTTTCAGCAACTTGCCCTCGCCCAGAAGCCCCGGCGCTGTAAGTCCAGAAAGTTGCGCGCCGCGAACCCAAGACCGGGACTGGTCAAGGACGGCCCCCAGCAAGACGAAGCCGAGCGTGTTCTCAGCGGTCGGCACCCCGTAAGGGCTGAGCGAACGAGAGGGAGTGGCCGTCGGGGTCGGTCAGATGAAAGTAGCGTTCGCCCCACGACGCGTTCCGAGGGGGCGCCTCCGGCGTGAACCCCTGAGCCAGGACGTGCGCGTACATAGCGTCAACGTCGTCGACGTAAAAAATGACGCGCACCCGATCCGACGAAGGCGTCCGATCCTCGGCCCTCGCGAGGTTGAGGTATCCCTTGCCGACATGGAACGATGTGAAGGCGCCCGTTTCGCCCCCGTAGGCCATCGAAAATCCAAGTGCCTCATAGAACCGGACAGCTCGCGCCATGTCGCTCGTGGCAAGCGTGACAGCGCTGATCGAGCGGATCTCTGGCATTCCGCCCTCCGTCAATGTGGATCAGCGGCCACCGGAGCGATGGGCCGGTCGATCGTCATCCGGTGAGAGGACCCCGCAAGGCGGATCAAAGGGGACGGGTTGCCCCGACGGCGGCAGCGATGAATCTTGGCGCTTGTTCCTGGACCCGCACGATATCCGGCAGAAAGCGGATGTCCGCGAATCCGGCGGCTTCCATGGCCCCTTTCCACTGCCCGGGCGTGAGGAATCCGCCGCTTGGACGATAGAGCGGATGGAGCCGCGGGGATCGGAACGTCTCTGTCAGGTTGAAGACGAACTCCGACTCGATCGGCTGCCGCGCCTGAGAGCGCACGCACTCGGACAGGATAAGGCAGCCGCCCGGCTCGAGAGCGCCCAGCACCTCGCCAAGCGTGAAATCCAGGTCGTGGGCCACGTGAAGCGTGTTGACGGCATAGACGACCGACACGCTCCCGGGCGCCACCCCCTGCTCCCCGAACGGGCGGTTCATGTCGAGGGACGCGAACGTCACGCGAGACAGCCCCGGGTGCCGCGTCCGCAGCGCCTGTTCTCCACGGCGCAGGAACGCGGGCACCAGCTCCGTGAAGCGGTATTCCGCGATCGCGCCGAGCCGGTCGGCCGCCTCCAGCCGCTCCAGCAGCGCCAAGGCGCCACTGCCGAGCCCCCCGCCCACCTCGAGCACCACTCCGCCGGACCGGGGCAGCCACTGCTCGACCGCGAGCGCTCCCACGCGGTTGTTGACGACATAGAGACCATTGTCGTTGGAGAAGTAGTCGATCCAGAGCCTGAGCCGCCGGGGGGAGAAGAGCACCTCTTCGCCGGTGACCTTGCCGCGCAAGAACGCCGGGTAGTCCCGCGCGACGGTCTCCGCAAGGGTGTAAGCGGGCATCCACGAGGGATCGAGTCGTTTCTGCTCCTCGCTCACAGGGGCGGGGTCGAGCGTCGGGAATGGGCCGAGCGAACGGTACCGGAACGCGGCGCCGGCCGACAGCTCCTCGAGCAGCCCCCGGGCGGCCAGAAGCCGAAGCATCCAGTCGAGCGGCACGAGCGCCTGTGAGCCAGCGAACCCGGCGCGCGTCGCGATCTCCGCCGGGGTGCCCGGCTCCCGCATCGTTTGCTCGAGCCCCGTCTCGCTGACCACCCGCAGCACGAGCCGATGGATGAACTCGTCGTAGAGAAGATGCAGGCGGACGAACGAGGCGTCGAAGAGGGTCAGGAGCTCGGGGGGGAGCAGTCCTCGCAGCAATGCCGCTGCCGCGGGAGCTTCCGCTCGCCCGATCTCGCTGGTCGTGTCC
Proteins encoded in this window:
- a CDS encoding Ig-like domain-containing protein translates to MRLGLLLVVLLAGAPDPARAPASDVTGLDQAELWADGFTDLRGIAADAITGAVYVADRGTGTVTRIDPTGARVVVATGLERPMGLALDRNRQLLIAEERAGRVVRVEATGTRTALITEVKQPRWPAVGPDGTIYVSARRLTRGTDPEPDDESAEPEVVLARSPTSGLTRQFAGGFKNLQGVAVHGAALFLATRGLQSDAHGDGVIFQLAIVSDGTPGPPAVLGPANQLKKPQGLATDMLSALFLTTKELTVAEDRIKRAVGKLDLSGRLTSYAAGLTGPQGLAFDAAGHLYVADGSRVLRFRAPPAPTLNGLPDVTRNVSLTVTGMTVPQARVAAFVNDDPTGATALADTAGHFSVVVALAENADNRLEVFATGHAGDGLTSPPAEARVLHDGQSPAVAILQPAPNTWVRGTVSVMGRGTDAGSGVRALRFTLDGVVFATVTNPAPAAGQPFQTTASLDTSSRGDGTHTLGVVAEDRAGNEATATQTLLVDNTPPDTTITSGPSGTVSETTATFGFTGTDNLAPVNALRFAWRLDGGAYSAFSAATQATVSGLIPGAHTFEVKTLDLAGNEDPTPASRTWTVGQALAVTITDPAAGATVPAGIVVVRGTLSAPGLAPDLAVSVNGVAALVAGTGWVAEVNLSAGSQVIEATARTASGVQASSRINLNVVGGPAPPLVLRGVPTDGVGPLEVRWEAINQSGRALVQFELDVAGSGIFGPPVTTFTNVRTLYTSPGLRFPRLRATDEQGQTYTASAVVNVEDAGAAEARFQALWATFKARLQAGDISAALGYIVSTAQPRFERLFQAFGSNLPAVATSLGDAQLALQFAQLAEIVLTRGENGRTMLYFVYFRRDGLGRWLIEEM
- a CDS encoding IS256 family transposase, with amino-acid sequence MGEHTSTQPVAGEQGRSTLGELIHVAVRRAIEAAVEAELAATLGAGRYERRDSRHGYRNGTKTRTLSGPTGAMALSLPRATVETSAGRQEWRSMLVPRYQRRLAEVNTAVLATYLAGGNTRRIRGALAPLLHGAPLSRSAVSRIVATLKSSLEAWQRRPLDDLEVVYAYLDALALRVRSGGQVVRVPVLAVVGVLADGQKVLVELDLCGGESYEAWKGCLDGLVGRGLKAPLLCIIDGHAGLRRAIGEVWARAAVRRCCVHKLRNLERKAPKHVLDELRADFHRIVYATSAETARMAWTAFERAWGKRCPGVVKSLQEGGTELLTFFSFPKAQWKTLRTTNSIERLNEEFRRRVKTQGALPTEDSALMLLFGLVATGQIRLRKLDGYTQLAAVIRQRMRPAA
- a CDS encoding DoxX family protein, giving the protein MDMLFGTFASQSLLIVRVVLGIIFFAHGAQKVFGWFGGPGLRGVITYFRQSLGVPAPLTVLAALTEYCGGLAMIVGVLVRPAAVGLIIVMLVAIATVHWRHGFFLNWSLEPGKGHGFEMNLALIGMALAVLVGGAGAVSVDRLIHPW
- a CDS encoding VOC family protein; the encoded protein is MPEIRSISAVTLATSDMARAVRFYEALGFSMAYGGETGAFTSFHVGKGYLNLARAEDRTPSSDRVRVIFYVDDVDAMYAHVLAQGFTPEAPPRNASWGERYFHLTDPDGHSLSFAQPLRGADR
- a CDS encoding methyltransferase; its protein translation is DTTSEIGRAEAPAAAALLRGLLPPELLTLFDASFVRLHLLYDEFIHRLVLRVVSETGLEQTMREPGTPAEIATRAGFAGSQALVPLDWMLRLLAARGLLEELSAGAAFRYRSLGPFPTLDPAPVSEEQKRLDPSWMPAYTLAETVARDYPAFLRGKVTGEEVLFSPRRLRLWIDYFSNDNGLYVVNNRVGALAVEQWLPRSGGVVLEVGGGLGSGALALLERLEAADRLGAIAEYRFTELVPAFLRRGEQALRTRHPGLSRVTFASLDMNRPFGEQGVAPGSVSVVYAVNTLHVAHDLDFTLGEVLGALEPGGCLILSECVRSQARQPIESEFVFNLTETFRSPRLHPLYRPSGGFLTPGQWKGAMEAAGFADIRFLPDIVRVQEQAPRFIAAAVGATRPL